From Gemmatimonadaceae bacterium, a single genomic window includes:
- a CDS encoding DUF1156 domain-containing protein, translating into MKSDNSTSAITGTAGRPRLLIEEWLPASAIGVECIRERATGQQPPDKRLHVWWARRPLTAARAAVLGSLLPADFPRDAFERLLGFWGTSQQVQSAQRYLDWARAAGKKVPNPHGARAFRRPILERDIQAAHKAMERLWGRDVALIDPMAGGGSIPLEAARLGIRTLANEYNPVACSVLEATLEYPFRFDETLAEAARRWGSEWRKRFNSRMEQFFPSKDKIPRHTFLFARTVPCPDTGYDTPLVPDWSLLKPRAGRQVVAEPVVDEGKGTWTVRVREIGEGRGQLRHQPPPTYKKGKGVSLFTGNVIPADYIKAKAQAGEMRSHLYAVAVKLPQGLTFEPPVQQDLVAIASASAELKKYRSSWERGGILPTELYPSVSSDPRPRNYGMPRWADMFSDRQLLAMCVLVEELNSLRSEIISKEGEERAAAIEHLLAFVIDKFANWNAGLSSWNVKAQTLRSVFDRHDFAWKATYAEMSPCGAGAGLEWAIRSVVEAWEQIAGLPRAPEARAVTTTLGSATSLPSISDRSLSAVVVDPPYDDNVQYSELADFFYVWLKRTQGHRHPDWFAGYLCDHDEEAVVNVSRFRDEGETAKAARDKARNHYREMMTGSFRECHRVLADDGVLTVMFTHKKQEAWEALFTALIHSGFTITATWPIKTESEHSLHQAKKNAAQSTVVLVARKRDPQAGAGYFDRSMQTEIRQRAEAAADRLQKEGLNAVDQLVGSFGPALEVYSRYAEVFTDTGDEVGVDRAIDLASDAVSSWRIQQLASRGLEGVEPEGRFALLCWDVLGAAEFRFNEAKLLGHAVGMDVGQLADAGLVSRKADNITMLSARDRRRPQAADDASDAGKGGKVHPNDQAFRTAIDGCHALAMRYIDAGGGAAGIGAARSLARQQGWDKDSAVARLLAALVQAAPHGVRIERGKTSAAAKFPEFRAWHALLFPLFGIPAPDWTEKIPDQSELGLFAATADDAEDETEVDDTDEEEEEEEE; encoded by the coding sequence ATGAAGAGCGACAACTCAACAAGCGCGATAACGGGCACGGCGGGGCGGCCGCGGCTGCTCATCGAAGAGTGGCTGCCAGCGTCGGCCATCGGTGTTGAGTGCATCCGGGAGAGGGCAACGGGCCAGCAGCCACCTGACAAGCGCCTCCACGTTTGGTGGGCGCGGCGACCCCTGACAGCCGCTCGGGCCGCAGTGCTTGGCTCACTTCTGCCAGCAGACTTTCCTAGAGACGCATTTGAGCGATTGTTGGGGTTCTGGGGGACGTCACAACAGGTCCAGAGTGCTCAGCGGTATCTTGACTGGGCGCGTGCGGCCGGGAAAAAGGTGCCGAATCCACACGGTGCGCGTGCATTCCGACGTCCCATCCTTGAGAGGGACATTCAAGCCGCCCACAAGGCCATGGAGAGATTGTGGGGGAGAGACGTCGCCCTGATCGACCCGATGGCCGGTGGTGGCTCCATACCGCTCGAAGCCGCTCGCCTTGGAATTCGTACGCTTGCAAACGAATACAACCCCGTCGCCTGTTCGGTTCTTGAGGCGACCTTAGAGTATCCGTTTCGGTTCGATGAAACTCTAGCAGAGGCAGCGCGACGCTGGGGCTCCGAGTGGCGTAAACGATTCAACAGCAGGATGGAGCAATTCTTTCCCAGCAAGGACAAGATCCCGCGCCACACGTTTCTCTTCGCTCGGACGGTTCCCTGTCCAGATACCGGATACGACACGCCCCTCGTGCCTGATTGGTCACTCCTTAAGCCCCGAGCTGGTCGGCAGGTCGTGGCTGAGCCGGTGGTCGATGAAGGCAAGGGCACGTGGACGGTGCGCGTCCGAGAGATTGGGGAGGGCCGCGGTCAGCTACGGCATCAACCGCCCCCGACATATAAAAAGGGGAAAGGGGTATCCCTTTTCACCGGCAATGTGATCCCGGCCGATTACATCAAAGCCAAGGCGCAAGCCGGTGAAATGCGAAGCCACCTGTATGCCGTAGCAGTGAAGCTGCCACAAGGACTCACCTTCGAACCACCAGTCCAGCAAGATCTGGTGGCGATCGCATCAGCTTCGGCTGAACTGAAAAAGTATCGCTCATCCTGGGAACGTGGTGGGATTCTCCCAACCGAGCTATATCCATCGGTGTCAAGTGACCCTCGGCCGCGCAACTACGGAATGCCGCGGTGGGCGGACATGTTCTCAGATCGCCAACTGCTCGCAATGTGTGTGCTCGTCGAGGAGCTCAATTCATTGCGCTCGGAAATCATCAGCAAGGAGGGCGAGGAGCGCGCAGCAGCGATTGAGCACTTGTTGGCGTTCGTGATCGACAAATTCGCCAATTGGAACGCAGGCCTTTCGTCGTGGAATGTGAAAGCCCAAACCCTACGAAGCGTTTTTGATCGTCATGACTTCGCATGGAAGGCTACTTACGCCGAGATGTCTCCCTGCGGTGCAGGCGCCGGTCTGGAGTGGGCCATACGAAGTGTGGTTGAGGCATGGGAGCAAATCGCTGGTCTCCCGCGTGCACCAGAGGCGAGAGCTGTTACCACGACTCTCGGCTCAGCTACCTCGCTGCCGTCTATTTCGGACCGCTCACTCTCGGCTGTCGTCGTTGATCCGCCTTATGATGACAACGTTCAGTATTCTGAGCTGGCCGATTTCTTCTACGTCTGGCTTAAACGAACGCAAGGGCACCGTCATCCCGACTGGTTTGCGGGGTACCTGTGTGACCACGACGAAGAGGCCGTGGTCAATGTCAGCAGGTTTCGCGATGAAGGTGAGACGGCGAAAGCTGCACGAGATAAGGCACGAAATCACTATCGCGAAATGATGACCGGTTCGTTCCGCGAGTGCCATCGGGTACTAGCGGACGACGGTGTGCTGACGGTGATGTTCACTCACAAGAAGCAGGAGGCTTGGGAGGCGCTGTTCACCGCGCTGATCCATTCTGGGTTCACCATTACGGCTACATGGCCGATCAAGACGGAGAGCGAGCACAGTCTGCACCAAGCCAAGAAGAACGCAGCGCAGAGCACTGTCGTACTGGTGGCGCGCAAGCGTGATCCGCAAGCGGGGGCGGGCTACTTCGATCGGTCTATGCAGACGGAGATCCGTCAGCGCGCAGAGGCGGCGGCGGATCGACTGCAGAAGGAGGGGCTGAATGCGGTGGACCAGCTAGTTGGTTCGTTTGGTCCTGCTCTCGAAGTCTACAGTCGTTACGCGGAGGTCTTCACCGATACTGGCGATGAAGTTGGGGTCGATCGCGCCATCGATTTGGCCTCCGATGCGGTGAGCAGCTGGCGCATTCAACAATTGGCGAGCCGCGGTCTCGAAGGGGTCGAGCCCGAAGGACGGTTTGCATTGCTCTGCTGGGACGTGCTGGGTGCGGCGGAATTTCGCTTCAATGAAGCAAAGTTGTTGGGGCACGCAGTAGGTATGGATGTTGGGCAGCTGGCGGATGCTGGGCTCGTGAGCCGAAAGGCGGACAACATCACGATGCTGTCGGCCCGAGACCGGCGACGTCCCCAGGCTGCAGACGATGCGTCGGACGCGGGAAAAGGTGGAAAGGTGCACCCCAATGATCAGGCCTTCCGAACGGCGATCGACGGTTGCCACGCGCTAGCTATGCGATACATAGATGCTGGCGGCGGGGCCGCAGGAATCGGTGCTGCGCGCTCGTTGGCCCGTCAACAAGGCTGGGACAAGGATTCGGCGGTGGCGAGGCTGCTCGCCGCGCTTGTGCAGGCAGCGCCGCACGGTGTGCGGATTGAACGTGGCAAGACTAGCGCCGCCGCGAAGTTTCCCGAGTTCCGTGCGTGGCATGCCTTGCTGTTCCCACTCTTCGGAATCCCGGCCCCCGATTGGACGGAGAAGATTCCAGATCAGTCGGAGCTGGGGCTCTTTGCGGCCACGGCCGACGACGCGGAGGATGAAACGGAAGTAGACGATACCGACGAGGAGGAAGAGGAGGAGGAGGAATAG
- a CDS encoding DUF499 domain-containing protein, translated as MGILQSCTPRADVLSGDLRDAIFAADFGDVVSEHPGAPEVYRDPKTFFRNTHPARDLTKIVAEVFQSLTRTDEPGIAIRLSTGFGGGKTHTLLSLWHLARNAGDHSLGTELLPAKLRPAKVSVVAVDGAKAGHPIFAQHGAVAVRSLAGELAYQFGGPAAVAKLGDADDVRAQPTEGAIEAFLPEGPVLILLDELVIYLSGLDEQGRKNTLNIVNKLVSIAARRPQTVVVVTDPGQQMTYAAESGALGKVLTAATSLDELLGRKTTDFDPIGTESAKVIARRLFESVDLSAGAAAAEAYRALYARVAEEHPGLVPADARTDAYAKRIAESYPFHPRLLDTAKDRLGALAEFQRSRGVLRLFARIIRDLWERKDDVDLITAGDVDFSSARIKGDLLQRLNKEQFEAAVSADVLHHAGELDSGSRGVHTRVASALMLESLPASSHAGLTPDDLTLAVLRPDEAGQEPTEALDHLIGVCWHTYPMDGGAGYQFRVEPNVRKQIEERRNRVPLADAESRVQTEVQQYFHGAGFRLRNWPESANAVPDVAQFQVVLSSSEAQARSVVANADDRNEGAPIKRRFINAIVAVAPTDAAYKAAITRAQSLIAAEELGREYASGESGALIREQLKRIRPEIEKQFRVQARRAFDRVVLADGASFAIDESFQGGDDQILAAPRGQDVLRRYLEDKELIYDGTDSLEPKLLVSRYLRGAVPVSGETDVWTASAVHERLLSASGLRLIADEEFTRRTLARGSRGGQLVVRLADGRTYDAAGVVQGPAGARRRVAGEHISGVPISADTLVALPTAPAVSGWIAEDAPPPSGDGSNAKTPPPPAPPKPPASLETSDLAAAIAAAAVRPLERLVLTARTTADAKLLTQFAQPFGATSLGLTVSVSGDCKGGGTMALMVDGVKPTHPTKPLDMASAIANSLTSATSFEASLTMDFEPGLLLAGDQLQQLADRASSVTVRCRFGPANGSAA; from the coding sequence GTGGGTATTCTCCAGAGCTGCACTCCCCGAGCTGACGTCCTGTCTGGCGACCTCCGGGACGCCATCTTCGCCGCTGATTTTGGTGACGTGGTGTCGGAGCACCCCGGCGCCCCAGAGGTATACCGCGACCCGAAGACTTTCTTCCGCAATACACACCCCGCGCGGGACCTGACCAAGATTGTCGCCGAAGTGTTCCAGTCCCTCACACGGACGGATGAACCCGGAATCGCCATTCGTCTCAGCACGGGGTTCGGCGGCGGTAAGACACATACCCTGCTCAGTCTATGGCACCTCGCGCGAAATGCCGGTGACCATAGCCTCGGGACCGAACTGCTCCCGGCGAAGCTCCGGCCGGCGAAGGTCAGCGTGGTTGCGGTGGACGGGGCGAAGGCGGGGCATCCCATCTTTGCTCAACACGGTGCGGTGGCCGTGCGAAGCCTGGCCGGCGAACTGGCTTATCAGTTTGGCGGGCCGGCGGCCGTCGCCAAGCTGGGCGACGCAGACGACGTCCGGGCGCAGCCCACCGAGGGGGCGATTGAGGCGTTCCTGCCAGAGGGTCCGGTCCTCATCCTGCTCGATGAGCTGGTGATCTACCTGTCCGGTCTGGACGAGCAGGGGCGCAAGAACACGCTGAACATCGTCAACAAGCTGGTGTCCATCGCCGCTCGGCGCCCACAGACCGTGGTCGTGGTGACAGACCCCGGGCAACAGATGACGTATGCGGCGGAGTCAGGGGCGCTGGGTAAGGTACTGACGGCTGCTACCAGCCTCGACGAGCTGCTGGGCCGCAAGACTACGGACTTTGACCCTATCGGTACCGAATCAGCCAAGGTCATTGCGCGGCGACTGTTCGAGTCCGTCGACCTCTCAGCCGGTGCGGCAGCGGCTGAGGCCTACCGGGCGCTCTACGCGCGCGTGGCCGAAGAGCATCCGGGCCTTGTCCCGGCCGATGCGAGGACGGACGCCTACGCCAAGCGAATCGCTGAGTCGTACCCGTTCCATCCGCGACTGCTCGACACGGCGAAGGACAGACTCGGTGCGCTGGCGGAGTTCCAGCGTTCGCGCGGGGTGCTCCGATTGTTTGCGCGCATCATCCGTGATCTCTGGGAGCGTAAGGACGATGTGGACCTTATCACCGCTGGCGATGTCGACTTCTCGAGCGCGCGAATCAAGGGCGACTTGCTTCAGCGCCTGAACAAGGAGCAGTTCGAGGCCGCGGTGTCTGCTGACGTGCTCCATCACGCGGGTGAACTGGACAGCGGAAGCCGCGGCGTCCACACGCGGGTGGCATCGGCGCTGATGCTGGAAAGCCTGCCAGCCAGCAGCCATGCCGGCTTGACGCCGGATGACCTCACGCTGGCGGTCCTTCGCCCTGACGAGGCGGGCCAGGAACCAACCGAAGCGCTCGATCACCTGATCGGCGTGTGCTGGCACACTTATCCGATGGACGGCGGTGCTGGCTATCAGTTCCGGGTTGAACCGAACGTCCGAAAGCAGATCGAAGAACGGCGCAATCGGGTGCCGCTTGCCGACGCCGAGTCGCGCGTCCAGACCGAGGTGCAGCAGTACTTCCACGGCGCTGGATTCCGGCTGCGCAATTGGCCGGAGTCAGCGAACGCCGTACCGGACGTGGCACAGTTTCAGGTCGTGCTCTCCTCCTCCGAAGCGCAGGCGCGATCGGTCGTTGCCAATGCTGACGATCGGAATGAGGGGGCGCCGATCAAGCGACGCTTCATCAACGCCATCGTGGCTGTAGCCCCCACGGATGCCGCGTACAAGGCAGCAATCACGCGGGCACAGTCACTCATCGCTGCTGAAGAGCTGGGGCGCGAGTACGCGTCTGGCGAATCGGGCGCATTGATACGCGAACAGCTCAAGCGCATTCGCCCGGAGATTGAGAAGCAATTTCGGGTGCAGGCCCGTCGCGCGTTCGATCGTGTCGTACTGGCCGACGGTGCATCATTCGCGATCGACGAGTCGTTCCAGGGCGGCGACGATCAGATTCTCGCCGCTCCGCGTGGACAGGATGTCCTGCGTCGCTACCTCGAAGACAAGGAACTGATCTACGACGGCACGGACTCGCTCGAGCCCAAGCTGCTCGTGTCCCGGTATCTCAGAGGGGCGGTTCCTGTGTCCGGCGAAACAGACGTGTGGACGGCCTCAGCAGTCCACGAGCGGCTTCTCAGCGCGTCGGGGCTTCGTCTGATCGCCGATGAGGAATTCACGCGTCGGACGCTGGCCCGAGGAAGCCGAGGTGGCCAACTCGTTGTGCGTTTGGCCGACGGTCGCACCTACGATGCGGCAGGCGTGGTTCAGGGTCCCGCTGGTGCACGTCGGCGTGTGGCGGGTGAGCACATCTCGGGTGTACCGATTTCAGCCGACACGCTGGTCGCCCTGCCGACCGCACCCGCGGTCAGTGGCTGGATTGCGGAAGACGCACCGCCGCCAAGTGGGGACGGTTCCAATGCAAAGACCCCGCCTCCTCCGGCGCCGCCCAAGCCCCCGGCTTCACTGGAGACATCCGACCTCGCGGCGGCCATCGCTGCTGCTGCGGTGCGCCCTCTTGAACGGCTCGTCTTGACGGCACGCACCACGGCCGATGCCAAACTTCTGACGCAGTTTGCCCAACCCTTTGGCGCGACGTCGCTCGGTTTGACGGTCTCGGTATCAGGTGACTGCAAGGGGGGCGGCACCATGGCGCTGATGGTCGATGGCGTGAAGCCGACGCACCCCACCAAACCGCTCGATATGGCGAGCGCCATCGCAAATTCGCTGACGTCGGCTACCTCCTTTGAAGCGAGTCTCACGATGGACTTTGAGCCTGGATTGTTGTTGGCCGGTGATCAGTTGCAGCAGTTGGCCGACCGTGCCTCGTCGGTCACAGTGCGCTGTCGCTTCGGACCGGCTAACGGGAGTGCGGCGTGA
- a CDS encoding TIGR04255 family protein translates to MIFEIRFGGSSASVPEVFPPELLRRFGGQFTKFVGLPAGSIPLELRKQQADLFYVPTVSIKGETDTVNVGEHVVLLARVGSYDGWENFRKSCHDIAGILREAGGVDTVERFSLKAVNIVPGIDGDGADPLTLTVSVGGEVVNQRGFSCRFERAHGNILSIIQVTRGVQLANPYNGRSGTLLAIDVIDLAPPEVFLREPAGALDRCHEVLRSEFFGMISQEALASYNPEYAT, encoded by the coding sequence ATGATTTTCGAGATTCGGTTCGGCGGTAGTTCGGCTTCGGTTCCTGAGGTGTTCCCTCCTGAGCTGCTCCGCCGATTCGGGGGCCAGTTCACAAAGTTCGTCGGGCTTCCGGCCGGCTCAATACCACTTGAATTGCGCAAACAGCAGGCGGACCTGTTTTATGTACCAACAGTAAGCATCAAGGGAGAAACAGATACCGTAAATGTTGGTGAACACGTTGTTTTGCTCGCGCGTGTGGGGTCCTACGACGGCTGGGAAAACTTTCGTAAATCGTGTCATGACATCGCGGGAATACTCCGGGAGGCCGGCGGGGTAGATACCGTCGAACGCTTCTCTCTAAAGGCCGTGAACATCGTGCCTGGAATCGATGGAGATGGAGCCGATCCACTGACCCTCACTGTTTCCGTTGGGGGAGAGGTCGTCAATCAGCGCGGATTCTCGTGCCGGTTCGAGAGGGCGCACGGCAACATTCTTTCCATCATTCAAGTGACTCGCGGCGTACAGCTTGCTAATCCGTATAACGGACGAAGCGGAACGCTATTGGCAATCGACGTGATCGATCTTGCGCCTCCCGAAGTCTTCCTTCGCGAACCCGCAGGTGCTCTTGATCGTTGCCACGAAGTCCTTCGCAGTGAGTTTTTTGGCATGATCTCACAGGAAGCTCTCGCTTCTTACAATCCGGAGTACGCGACATGA
- a CDS encoding DUF2442 domain-containing protein yields MAGTLAGIESLSGAAACSLATVAVSPTGSALHWDRLDVDLSIAALVREAPGGQALRSLFAAEGSRS; encoded by the coding sequence TTGGCGGGGACGCTTGCTGGCATCGAATCACTCAGTGGAGCAGCAGCGTGCTCGCTGGCGACCGTCGCCGTATCCCCAACGGGATCGGCGCTCCACTGGGATCGCTTGGATGTCGACCTCAGCATCGCCGCTCTTGTGCGGGAGGCGCCGGGCGGTCAGGCGCTCCGCAGTTTGTTCGCCGCAGAGGGAAGCAGGTCGTAG
- a CDS encoding LysR family transcriptional regulator, whose protein sequence is MKELNAARLNYHHLHYFWAVAREGNLTRAAQRLHVAPSALSTQIRQLEAQLGQPLFERRGRTLSLTEAGRIALDYADTIVTAGNELVGTLKDGRRAERHVLRVGAVGTLSRNFQRAFLAPVLTDPSLSLVLQSGSLAELLSRLRAHTLDVVLSNRRVPEDAEHAWRSRRIARQRVSLVGPARRIPFRFPDDLADVPLLLPSRDHEIRTAFDVLCDERGLRPTIIAEADDMAMLRVLARELDVVTLVPAVVVRDELRDGRLTEYVAVPDLFEEFYAISVTRQYQPPLLRTLLARRATEVLGAPEAP, encoded by the coding sequence ATGAAAGAGCTGAACGCGGCGCGCCTCAACTATCACCATCTGCACTACTTCTGGGCGGTGGCCCGGGAGGGGAACCTCACACGGGCGGCCCAGCGGCTGCATGTGGCGCCGTCGGCGCTCTCCACCCAGATCCGCCAGCTCGAGGCGCAGCTGGGGCAGCCGCTCTTCGAGCGGCGCGGGCGGACGCTGTCACTCACCGAGGCCGGCCGGATCGCCCTCGACTACGCCGACACCATCGTGACCGCCGGCAACGAGCTGGTGGGCACCCTCAAGGACGGGCGGCGCGCCGAGCGGCATGTGCTGCGCGTGGGGGCGGTGGGCACGTTGTCGCGCAACTTCCAGCGTGCCTTTCTGGCGCCGGTGCTCACCGATCCGTCGCTCTCGCTGGTGCTGCAGTCCGGGTCGCTCGCCGAGCTGCTCTCCCGGCTCCGGGCGCATACGCTCGACGTGGTGCTCTCCAACCGGCGCGTCCCCGAGGATGCGGAGCACGCCTGGCGCAGCCGTCGCATCGCCCGCCAGCGGGTGAGCCTCGTGGGGCCGGCTCGGCGTATCCCCTTTCGCTTTCCCGATGACCTGGCCGACGTGCCGCTGCTCCTCCCCTCGCGTGACCACGAGATCCGCACCGCCTTCGATGTGCTGTGCGACGAGCGCGGGCTCCGCCCCACGATCATTGCCGAAGCCGACGACATGGCCATGCTGCGCGTGCTGGCCCGGGAGCTCGACGTGGTGACGCTGGTGCCCGCCGTCGTGGTGCGCGATGAGCTGCGCGACGGCCGGCTCACGGAGTACGTGGCGGTCCCCGACCTGTTTGAGGAGTTCTACGCGATCAGCGTGACGCGGCAGTACCAGCCGCCGCTGTTGCGCACGCTGCTCGCCCGCCGGGCGACCGAGGTGCTCGGGGCGCCGGAGGCACCGTAG
- a CDS encoding NADH-quinone oxidoreductase subunit L — translation MSPLFATIALVLIPLGALAVAPAVDLLTGIMLSLVTFIALVIDRYAQRYLDGQAAAPFYRRWFVSTIAATSLLVTAGDLRLLALAWTLSSLSLHQLLTFFADRPQAQVAAHKKFLLSRLADVVIYAAVFLLGRSFGTYDIAAITAAAPTLPQLPTAVHAAGFLLVAGVALRSAQLPFHGWLIQVMEAPTPVSALLHAGVVNIGGYVLIRLAGLMGLLSGPMAALVAIGTITAVLAALVTMTRVSVKVALAWSTAAQMGFMLLECGLGAWELALLHLVAHSCYKAYAFLGSGGVVAAHARRALAPAAPTNSAAQWLLALAASATVAAATALIAWPTLASDRRAWVAIGLLALAIAPLFAAMRGATWGRRLALGGVAVSVAALYSGWHSLATALLPVPAAAPATPTMLTVVVTLVAFAMLFAVQTLVAVRPTARFARALQAWAFAGFHLDDLFTRATFFVWPPRHVRQSPTPVRPSAPRPIAKAA, via the coding sequence GTGAGCCCACTGTTCGCCACCATTGCCCTCGTCCTGATCCCCCTGGGGGCCCTCGCGGTCGCGCCCGCCGTGGATCTGCTGACCGGCATCATGCTGTCGCTGGTCACCTTCATCGCGCTGGTGATCGATCGGTATGCCCAGCGCTACCTCGACGGGCAGGCCGCGGCGCCGTTCTACCGGCGCTGGTTCGTCAGCACGATTGCGGCCACGTCGCTCCTGGTCACGGCGGGCGATCTCCGCCTCCTCGCGCTCGCGTGGACGCTGTCCAGTCTCTCGCTGCACCAGCTGCTGACGTTCTTCGCCGACCGGCCACAGGCGCAGGTCGCGGCGCACAAGAAGTTCCTGCTCAGCCGCCTCGCGGATGTGGTGATCTACGCGGCGGTGTTCCTGCTCGGTCGCAGCTTCGGCACCTATGACATCGCCGCGATCACCGCGGCCGCGCCCACCCTGCCGCAGCTGCCCACGGCCGTGCACGCGGCAGGCTTCCTGCTCGTCGCCGGCGTCGCACTCCGCTCCGCGCAGCTCCCCTTCCACGGCTGGCTCATTCAGGTCATGGAAGCGCCGACGCCGGTGTCCGCGCTGCTACACGCCGGCGTGGTGAACATCGGCGGCTATGTGCTCATTCGCCTGGCCGGTCTCATGGGGCTGCTCTCCGGCCCGATGGCGGCGCTCGTGGCCATCGGCACGATCACGGCGGTGCTGGCAGCGCTCGTCACGATGACGCGCGTGAGTGTGAAGGTGGCGCTCGCCTGGTCCACCGCGGCGCAGATGGGCTTCATGCTGCTCGAGTGCGGACTCGGAGCGTGGGAGCTCGCGCTGCTGCATCTCGTGGCGCACTCCTGCTACAAGGCGTACGCCTTCCTCGGCTCTGGCGGTGTCGTGGCGGCGCATGCGCGTCGCGCGTTGGCGCCAGCCGCGCCCACGAATTCGGCGGCGCAATGGCTGCTGGCGCTGGCCGCCTCGGCCACCGTGGCGGCGGCGACGGCGCTCATCGCATGGCCCACACTGGCCAGCGATCGGCGCGCGTGGGTGGCGATCGGGTTGCTCGCCCTGGCGATCGCGCCACTGTTCGCGGCCATGCGCGGCGCCACGTGGGGCCGCCGCCTCGCGCTGGGTGGCGTGGCCGTGAGTGTGGCCGCGCTCTACTCGGGGTGGCATAGCCTCGCGACGGCGCTGCTCCCGGTGCCGGCCGCCGCCCCGGCGACGCCCACGATGCTGACGGTGGTGGTGACGCTGGTCGCGTTTGCGATGCTCTTCGCGGTGCAGACGCTGGTGGCGGTGCGCCCGACGGCGCGCTTCGCGCGGGCCCTGCAGGCGTGGGCCTTTGCCGGCTTCCACCTGGATGATCTGTTCACGCGCGCCACGTTCTTCGTGTGGCCGCCGCGCCATGTGCGGCAGTCGCCGACGCCGGTGCGTCCGTCGGCGCCGCGCCCCATCGCGAAGGCGGCGTGA